The Leucoraja erinacea ecotype New England chromosome 19, Leri_hhj_1, whole genome shotgun sequence genome has a segment encoding these proteins:
- the tmem229a gene encoding transmembrane protein 229A, which translates to MMSSKRRDAQRQLSAERPGQGIKRPRAPASTAASTTAAAPRLKDLSGAESSGRANPPLPTWMRMYFYGMHGITLDVLLSSARRFVETGDPKLLGYSSPFLGLLHSLSYLALEKVYLQEKNFRSCPAVFHLVVYPSVYVGLKSLLTSLVEGSPSSLTTVLFHYLLSLYDSQLFLKGFLRLQCCCRARCPERLPSPRGLPGSLRFVFYGMHGLLDEIFFTSVFNLVERSDRTLLGHTSLWSFLMYGSCSFVVEKLYFHLYHRLGWSTWQRLPVYVLFIYTWEFTWGLGLRRFNACSWDYSHYPLNFMGLITLMYLPGWVALSYYQDVLSNVLHRVQCAAGRGSKTADSNGKSKSSS; encoded by the coding sequence ATGATGAGCAGCAAACGGCGTGACGCTCAGCGGCAGCTGTCGGCGGAGCGGCCGGGACAGGGCATCAAGCGGCCCCGGGCGCCCGCGTCCACCGCCGCCTCCACCACCGCGGCCGCCCCTCGGCTCAAGGACCTGTCCGGTGCTGAAAGCAGCGGCCGCGCCAACCCCCCGCTGCCCACTTGGATGCGGATGTATTTCTACGGGATGCACGGAATAACCCTGGACGTCCTGCTGTCGTCGGCCCGGCGCTTCGTGGAGACCGGTGACCCCAAGCTGCTGGGCTACTCGTCGCCTTTCCTCGGGCTGCTCCACTCGCTCTCCTACCTGGCCCTGGAGAAGGTCTACCTGCAGGAGAAGAACTTCCGAAGCTGCCCCGCCGTATTCCACCTGGTGGTCTACCCTTCGGTGTACgtggggttgaagagcctgttgaCCTCGCTGGTGGAAGGGTCGCCGTCCTCCCTCACCACCGTCCTCTTCCACTACCTCCTCTCACTCTACGACTCCCAGCTCTTCCTCAAGGGCTTCCTCCGCCTGCAATGCTGCTGCCGGGCGAGATGCCCCGAGCGCCTGCCCTCGCCCCGGGGTCTGCCCGGCTCCCTCCGCTTCGTCTTCTACGGGATGCACGGGTTACTGGACGAGATCTTTTTCACTTCCGTGTTCAACCTGGTGGAGCGATCCGACCGCACGCTGCTGGGCCACACGTCGCTCTGGTCTTTCCTCATGTACGGCAGCTGCAGCTTCGTGGTGGAAAAACTCTACTTCCACCTCTACCACCGCCTGGGCTGGAGCACCTGGCAGAGGTTACCGGTCTACGTCCTCTTCATATACACCTGGGAATTCACCTGGGGACTGGGACTCCGCCGATTCAACGCCTGTTCCTGGGACTACTCCCACTATCCGCTCAACTTCATGGGTCTCATCACCTTGATGTATCTGCCCGGTTGGGTCGCTCTCAGCTACTACCAAGACGTGTTGTCCAACGTCTTACATCGCGTGCAGTGTGCCGCAGGCAGAGGGTCTAAGACTGCCGACAGTAACGGTAAAAGCAAATCATCATCTTGA